In Actinoplanes derwentensis, the following proteins share a genomic window:
- a CDS encoding polyprenyl synthetase family protein encodes MTQLAVDLRARFDARLAAFLSRQGPGWPDGAPHGLLNTLHRFVLAGGKRLRPTFCYWGWRGADGPDDEAIVTAAASLELFHAFALIHDDIMDGSVRRRGELSVHQFFADRHARSAWRGDAARYGRNTALLGGDLCAAWADEMFNGCGLTREQVHRGYPVFAGMRTEVIAGQYLDLVSGVGDGSVAGALTVIRMKSARYTVTRPLQIGAALAGASDALLASFVQFGDPLGDAFQLRDDVLGVFGDPAVTGKPVLDDLREGKRTAMVAYARDRADRAQLTRIRELFGDPELDDHGAAELRRIIVDTGAREATERLIETRLSTALSALNRAALPAEVATALRRLADEVVTRQS; translated from the coding sequence GTGACCCAACTGGCCGTGGACCTGCGGGCCCGGTTCGACGCCCGGCTGGCCGCGTTCCTGAGCCGGCAGGGGCCGGGCTGGCCGGACGGCGCCCCGCACGGACTGCTGAACACGCTGCACCGGTTCGTGCTGGCCGGCGGCAAACGGTTACGGCCGACGTTCTGCTACTGGGGCTGGCGCGGCGCGGACGGCCCGGACGACGAGGCCATCGTGACCGCCGCGGCGTCGCTGGAGCTGTTCCACGCGTTCGCGCTGATCCACGACGACATCATGGACGGCAGCGTGCGGCGCCGCGGCGAACTGTCGGTGCACCAGTTCTTCGCCGACCGGCACGCCCGGTCGGCGTGGCGCGGCGACGCGGCCCGCTACGGCCGTAACACCGCCCTGCTCGGCGGGGACCTGTGCGCGGCCTGGGCGGACGAGATGTTCAACGGCTGCGGCTTGACCCGGGAGCAGGTGCATCGCGGTTATCCGGTGTTCGCGGGCATGCGGACCGAGGTGATCGCCGGGCAATACCTGGACCTGGTGTCCGGGGTCGGTGACGGCTCGGTGGCCGGTGCGCTGACGGTGATCCGGATGAAGTCGGCGCGGTACACGGTGACCCGCCCGCTGCAGATCGGGGCGGCTCTGGCCGGTGCGAGTGATGCGTTGCTGGCGTCGTTCGTGCAGTTCGGGGATCCGCTGGGCGACGCCTTCCAACTGCGGGACGACGTGCTCGGGGTGTTCGGCGATCCGGCGGTGACCGGCAAACCGGTGCTGGACGACCTGCGTGAGGGCAAACGCACGGCGATGGTGGCGTACGCCCGGGACCGCGCCGACCGAGCGCAGCTGACCCGGATCCGGGAGCTGTTCGGAGACCCGGAACTGGACGACCACGGCGCGGCCGAACTGCGCCGGATCATCGTCGACACCGGCGCGCGCGAGGCCACCGAGCGCCTGATCGAGACCCGCCTGAGCACCGCCCTGTCCGCCCTGAACCGGGCCGCACTGCCCGCCGAGGTGGCCACCGCGCTGCGGCGGCTCGCCGACGAGGTCGTCACCCGGCAGAGCTGA
- a CDS encoding PQQ-dependent sugar dehydrogenase codes for MPDSTLCRWRTIAVAALLPVAAAVVALPAPASAHPIDPADFQQVTLAKGEPEVGEPMTLAVLPDRSVLHTARNGTVRRTDSSGTTAVAGTVPVYTHDEEGLQGIGVDPGFATNRHIYLYYAPPLSTPAGDAPAAGGDWSLWQGVNRLARFTLTADWKLSAETRILDVPADRGLCCHVGGDIDFDAAGNLYLSTGDDSNPFQSDGFAPLDERADRNPAFDAQRTSANTDDLRGKILRIKVNSDGSYAVPAGNLFAPGTASTRPEIYAMGFRNPFRMSVDRATGAVYVGDYGPDSGTTTGRGPSGQVEFNRITAPGNFGWPYCTGTNTATETYAEWNFATGTAGPKYNCAGGPVNNSFRNTGQATLPPARPAWIRYAGDAGSPPEFGGGSESPMAGPVYRYDAASTSATKFPQSFEGHFFAGELGRGWIKPIHVGADGSPGEITTFPWNGKQVMDSAFGPDGSLYVLDYGTGYFNGDENSALYRYDHVGGGNRSPTANATADKVTGQAPLTVTFSSAGSSDPEGGTLTYLWNFGDGTTSTAANPSKTYTSNGSYQVTLTVTDPQGATGTAGVQIGVGNTAPTVTITTPGDGRLFSFGDTVPFAVTVTDPEDPAIDCTKVKMTYVLGHDQHGHQITSATGCTGSLSIPVDGEHDAAANIFAVFDAEYTDAGGLTTHTQHVLQPRHRQAEHFKNSSGVNTFTKTTAEGGRTVGDINAGDWISFDPYRLGDTTGFTVRASSAGAGGTVQVRAGSATGTVLGSAIVPVTGGWDVFTEVTGVISNPPAGTTTLYLTFAGGTGALFDLDAFTFRTVGPVVGLAGKCLDVSGAGTADGTKIQLWTCNGTAAQNWQITGQVWRNPASNKCLDAAGGATANGTKAQLWTCNGSGAQNWTAQSNRTVRNPQSGRCLDVSEVKPDDGQQIHLWDCNGAANQLWNLP; via the coding sequence ATGCCCGACTCCACCCTGTGCCGGTGGCGGACCATCGCCGTCGCCGCCCTGCTCCCGGTCGCGGCCGCCGTCGTCGCCCTCCCGGCTCCGGCCTCCGCCCACCCGATCGATCCCGCCGACTTCCAGCAGGTCACCCTGGCCAAGGGTGAACCCGAGGTGGGTGAGCCGATGACCCTGGCCGTGCTGCCGGACCGTTCGGTGCTGCACACCGCCCGCAACGGCACCGTGCGCCGGACCGACAGTTCCGGCACCACCGCCGTGGCCGGCACCGTGCCCGTCTACACCCACGACGAGGAGGGTCTGCAGGGCATTGGCGTCGACCCGGGTTTCGCCACCAACCGGCACATCTACCTCTATTACGCGCCGCCGCTGTCCACCCCGGCCGGCGACGCCCCGGCCGCGGGCGGTGACTGGTCGCTCTGGCAGGGGGTCAACCGGCTCGCCCGGTTCACCCTGACCGCCGACTGGAAGCTGTCGGCCGAGACCCGGATCCTGGACGTGCCCGCCGACCGGGGCCTGTGCTGTCACGTCGGCGGCGACATCGACTTCGACGCCGCCGGCAACCTGTACCTGTCCACCGGCGACGACAGCAACCCGTTCCAGTCCGACGGTTTCGCCCCACTGGACGAACGCGCCGACCGTAACCCGGCCTTCGACGCCCAGCGCACCAGCGCCAACACCGACGATCTGCGCGGCAAGATCCTCAGGATCAAGGTCAACAGCGACGGGTCGTACGCCGTACCAGCCGGAAATCTCTTCGCCCCCGGCACCGCGAGTACCCGGCCGGAGATCTACGCGATGGGCTTCCGCAACCCGTTCCGGATGAGTGTCGACCGCGCGACCGGTGCGGTCTACGTCGGCGACTACGGGCCCGACTCCGGCACCACCACCGGCCGTGGTCCGAGCGGGCAGGTCGAGTTCAACCGGATCACCGCACCCGGCAACTTCGGCTGGCCCTACTGCACCGGCACGAACACCGCGACCGAGACGTACGCCGAATGGAACTTCGCCACCGGAACCGCCGGACCGAAGTACAACTGCGCGGGCGGCCCGGTCAACAACTCGTTCCGCAACACCGGCCAGGCCACGTTGCCACCGGCGAGACCGGCCTGGATCCGGTACGCCGGTGACGCGGGCAGCCCGCCGGAGTTCGGTGGCGGCTCGGAGTCGCCGATGGCCGGGCCGGTGTACCGCTACGACGCCGCGTCCACGTCGGCGACGAAGTTCCCGCAGTCGTTCGAGGGCCACTTCTTCGCCGGTGAACTCGGCCGCGGCTGGATCAAACCGATCCACGTCGGCGCCGACGGCAGTCCCGGTGAGATCACCACGTTCCCGTGGAACGGCAAGCAGGTGATGGACTCGGCGTTCGGGCCGGACGGGTCGCTCTATGTGCTCGACTACGGCACCGGATATTTCAACGGGGACGAGAACTCCGCGCTGTACCGCTACGACCACGTCGGCGGCGGTAACCGCAGTCCCACGGCGAACGCGACCGCGGACAAGGTCACCGGGCAGGCGCCGTTGACGGTCACCTTCTCGTCGGCCGGCTCCAGCGACCCCGAGGGCGGGACGCTCACCTACCTGTGGAACTTCGGGGACGGCACCACCTCCACGGCGGCGAACCCTTCCAAGACGTACACCAGCAATGGCTCTTATCAAGTGACGCTGACCGTGACCGACCCGCAAGGCGCGACCGGCACCGCTGGTGTGCAGATCGGCGTCGGTAACACCGCGCCTACGGTGACCATCACGACGCCCGGCGACGGCCGGCTGTTCTCCTTCGGCGACACCGTGCCGTTCGCGGTGACCGTCACCGATCCGGAGGACCCGGCCATCGACTGCACCAAGGTCAAGATGACCTACGTGCTCGGCCATGACCAGCACGGACACCAGATCACCTCGGCCACCGGCTGCACCGGCTCGCTGAGCATCCCGGTCGACGGTGAGCACGACGCGGCCGCGAACATCTTCGCCGTGTTCGACGCCGAGTACACCGACGCCGGTGGTCTGACCACGCACACCCAGCACGTCCTGCAGCCGCGGCACCGGCAGGCCGAGCACTTCAAGAACAGTTCCGGGGTCAACACGTTCACCAAGACCACCGCCGAGGGCGGCCGGACCGTCGGCGACATCAACGCCGGCGACTGGATCTCCTTCGATCCGTACCGGCTGGGTGACACCACCGGGTTCACCGTCCGGGCCTCGTCGGCCGGAGCGGGCGGCACCGTGCAGGTCCGTGCCGGGTCGGCCACCGGCACCGTGCTCGGTTCGGCGATCGTGCCGGTCACCGGCGGCTGGGACGTCTTCACCGAGGTCACCGGCGTGATCAGCAACCCGCCGGCCGGCACCACCACGCTCTACCTGACGTTCGCCGGTGGGACCGGGGCGCTGTTCGACCTGGACGCGTTCACCTTCCGGACCGTCGGCCCGGTGGTCGGGCTGGCCGGTAAGTGCCTGGACGTGAGCGGGGCCGGAACCGCCGACGGCACCAAGATCCAACTGTGGACGTGCAACGGCACCGCCGCCCAGAACTGGCAGATCACCGGTCAGGTGTGGCGGAACCCGGCGTCGAACAAGTGCCTGGACGCGGCCGGTGGCGCCACCGCCAACGGGACCAAGGCGCAGCTGTGGACCTGTAACGGCAGCGGCGCGCAGAACTGGACGGCTCAGAGCAACCGGACGGTCCGTAATCCGCAGTCCGGCCGCTGCCTGGACGTCTCCGAGGTCAAACCGGACGACGGCCAGCAGATTCACCTGTGGGACTGCAACGGCGCCGCCAACCAACTCTGGAACCTTCCCTGA